DNA sequence from the Malus sylvestris chromosome 10, drMalSylv7.2, whole genome shotgun sequence genome:
ctggcagctcccactaccgtgctatgaccaagcagggtaaaggaatagcattactacttgttagggagactcctatatatgtcgacctccatccccaacagacaggcagacctgcaaaaatgctcaacccttcatcatatctgagagggcactcccaacgaagcctttcgaaatattcagctttctttccccccgatattacctctgcaaacaagctatactagagcaagaatatctcatatcatcagggttaaaagcaagagtatcccatatcatgctttttccctgtcttttcctttggccttgtttttacctgcaagacaaggagaaagagagcaatcagtcagcacttggaatcaagcttccagccaggaactgactgcctggaaccccttacctgattacttacctggcattgctctcgagtactcatcttcaacatcttatgtttccagggaagattccgcatctgcttgaggaacagatagggcaagtgcgaaggatacaaggaagcatgtggagacaagcgtaacagcacacgtgccgatacatccattactctgtcaaaagcaaaagtatctcatatcagcagggtggaacgtactctagatttgatggacttgttttgaccctcaaattcttcagtcggccttatactctggaggaaaccagaaaaccctccagctcagttcaagaataagcctgtggaaagttacttcttcaaaagcaaaagtatctcatatcatctcttctcatttttcttctctttatccttcatgctgctgcaagatggggagaaggtgaacaatcagtcggagctctgattgcttaccttgtctgtcacctctttcagcagaccccctagctcggcgacttgggggactcttactacatggtttgtatcgcgcttgaccaagcctgaaactacaagtaagcttcaagtgaaattgatacattaccttgtgcatctccaccagttaaagataccacccctggatggaagaagagtacttccagagaagatgccacatctacctatgagacagataaggcaagtcaagacgacaccacactccgatacttagaagtttcgtgattacgagatcattctcccacaatatttcctaatgtcatttgtactaaatcattcacttgtactcactaaaggagagcttgaacctatgtacttgtgtaaacccttcacaattaatgagaactcttctattccgtggacgtagccaatctgggtgaaccacgtacatcttgtgtttgctttcctatctctatccatttatatacttatccacactaatgaccggagcaatctagcgaagatcacaaaaagcgaccgttttcgctacctaggatctatcttgcaagagaacggagaattagatggagatctcaaccatagaatacgagctggatggatgaagtgtaagaatgcatccggcgtgttgtgtgaccgtcgtaggccactgaagctcaagggaaaattttataggacggcaataaggccagcaatgttgtatgacacagaatgttgggcggtgaagcatcaacacgtacacaaaatgggtgtagcggagatgaggatgcttcgtgggatgtgtgggcacacgagaaaggataagattgggaatgaggatatccgaggtaaagtaggagtagccgaaattgtaggaaagatgagagaaaatcggctccggtgatttggacatgtgcaaagaaggccgaatgacgctccggttcgaagatgtgactacgggacagaggttcagggccgaaggggtagaggaagacctaggaaaactttggaagagactctaagaaaagacttagagtacttggatctaacggaggacatgacacaaaaccgagcgcaatggcgttctaggattcatatagccgaccccacttagtgggaaaaggatttgttgttgttgttgttgtattcacTAGCTGGATCAACAAAATGATACCTTCAATCCTATTAGCTATAAAGCTTAAACTTTACCTTTCCATTTCCTTCCGGGATCAATAGCAAGGGCATTCAAAACCATGGACAGGCTCGCCAATCCACAATAAGCGGGCTCTGATTGCGTctgaaaagaagaaatcaaccTATAGAAGTTTTCCATAGTCCCACTCTGAATGGCTTCAAGAAAAAGCTCCTGCAATTCGAAAACCATCAAATTTAGTAACCAAAAAACAATGGTTCTGAACAGCAACACATCACAAGCACAAAAATCACTCACTCCCAAGAAAAACACCATATAATTTGACTTATGAATAATTTGCAACATTCCCAAAAACACAGGCGGCAAACAAATGTTGGGTCATACATAAACTGAACTAAAAAATTTAAccccaaaacaaaaattggGGAAAAAGACAAATTCACATTGTATTATAAAAAGGGTATCtatagaaaaattaaagtttcaagCTTTAATGCTAAATGTTAAgactcacaaaaaaaaaaaaaaatggtagaaATAAA
Encoded proteins:
- the LOC126585407 gene encoding glutathione gamma-glutamylcysteinyltransferase 1-like; amino-acid sequence: MAMAGLYRRILPSPPAVEFASLQGKELFLEAIQSGTMENFYRLISSFQTQSEPAYCGLASLSMVLNALAIDPGRKWKGKV